The following coding sequences are from one Methanobacterium sp. window:
- a CDS encoding TIGR03576 family pyridoxal phosphate-dependent enzyme — translation MIINSSLDEVKRRESALKYIASQVKEKGRNSLHDLSGLAGGFPVSESDLTLLETYAGPAYFSKSLQKEGIIHLGGEKVLAFNRTSAAILATILAFVKPEEEVIHYLPQLPSHPSIPRSAKLIGASYQEYDDIKDFKIGEGTSLVVITGSTMDHQIIPLDDFEKIIKISHKHGVKVLVDDASGARLRTVLYNQPRAMDMGADLVVTSTDKLMNGPRAGLMSGKTQFIDQIADKAHQFGLEAQAPVVAGILRALEIFDPQRIIESIERKDKLHHQLKKLVKGIEKTPTGVMISEDKLWREVKTPENNLSISKRELATTMAMLLLKEHNIVTIPAVGMPGVTATIRLDMASDDAKNLDDSQIVNAITDSLQKLRKIIFDEEKCLNLLYGT, via the coding sequence ATGATTATTAATTCTTCACTTGATGAGGTAAAAAGAAGAGAAAGTGCCTTAAAATACATTGCCTCCCAAGTTAAAGAAAAAGGAAGAAACAGCTTACATGATCTTTCAGGATTAGCTGGTGGATTTCCTGTTTCAGAATCTGATCTTACACTACTGGAAACCTATGCTGGTCCTGCTTATTTTTCCAAATCACTGCAAAAAGAGGGCATCATTCACCTTGGTGGTGAAAAGGTTTTGGCCTTCAACCGTACCAGTGCTGCTATTTTAGCAACAATACTGGCTTTTGTTAAACCTGAAGAAGAAGTAATCCACTACTTACCCCAGTTACCATCACATCCCTCCATCCCACGCAGTGCCAAACTTATCGGTGCATCTTACCAGGAATATGATGATATTAAAGATTTCAAAATAGGTGAGGGAACATCACTGGTAGTTATCACCGGTTCCACCATGGACCATCAAATAATTCCCCTAGATGATTTTGAAAAGATAATAAAGATCTCCCACAAACACGGAGTCAAAGTTCTGGTTGACGATGCTTCCGGGGCACGATTGCGTACTGTGCTATACAACCAGCCCAGAGCTATGGATATGGGTGCCGATCTGGTTGTCACCAGCACCGACAAATTAATGAACGGCCCAAGAGCAGGTTTAATGTCTGGAAAAACCCAATTCATTGACCAAATAGCAGATAAAGCCCACCAGTTTGGTTTGGAAGCCCAAGCGCCAGTAGTTGCTGGCATCTTAAGGGCGTTGGAAATATTTGATCCTCAAAGAATTATTGAATCAATAGAAAGGAAAGATAAACTACATCATCAATTAAAGAAACTAGTAAAAGGTATTGAGAAAACCCCCACCGGAGTGATGATTTCTGAAGATAAACTCTGGAGGGAAGTTAAAACTCCTGAAAACAATTTATCAATTTCCAAACGTGAACTTGCAACTACAATGGCCATGTTACTCCTGAAAGAACATAACATAGTGACCATCCCTGCAGTGGGAATGCCTGGAGTCACAGCAACTATACGATTGGACATGGCATCAGATGATGCTAAAAATTTAGATGATTCTCAAATAGTTAATGCAATCACTGATTCGCTCCAAAAACTTAGAAAAATTATTTTTGATGAAGAAAAATGTTTAAACCTATTGTACGGAACCTGA
- a CDS encoding TIGR00288 family NYN domain-containing protein, translated as MRSFEKLTSYIPLRRSESGSKNIGLLVDGPNMLRKEFRLNLDLVREIIAEYGNMRVGKVLLNQYASDKLIEAIVNQGFTPIVVAGDTDVYMAVEAMELIYNPNIDVIALMTRDADFLPIINKAKENGKETLVIGAEPGFSAALQNSADDAIVLKPDKSENSIQED; from the coding sequence ATGCGAAGTTTTGAGAAACTAACTTCTTACATCCCACTTAGACGTTCTGAATCAGGTTCAAAGAATATTGGACTTCTGGTGGACGGACCCAACATGTTAAGAAAGGAATTCCGGTTGAATCTAGATTTAGTAAGAGAAATAATAGCCGAATATGGAAATATGAGAGTGGGAAAAGTTTTGTTAAATCAGTATGCCTCAGACAAACTTATTGAAGCAATAGTAAACCAGGGATTCACCCCCATTGTCGTGGCAGGAGATACCGATGTTTACATGGCTGTTGAGGCCATGGAACTTATTTACAATCCTAACATTGATGTTATAGCGTTGATGACTCGTGATGCTGATTTTTTACCCATCATAAATAAGGCTAAAGAAAATGGGAAGGAAACCCTAGTGATCGGTGCTGAACCAGGTTTCAGTGCAGCATTGCAGAATTCTGCCGATGATGCCATCGTCCTAAAACCCGACAAATCTGAAAACAGCATCCAGGAAGACTGA